A genomic segment from Arcobacter sp. CECT 8986 encodes:
- a CDS encoding DedA family protein, producing the protein MEKYFKKLQAHSGKILTVVLGVFFIFLAYNLYEAPVSGFENKFMYLLKEYGYIILFAWGMLEGEAGLVMAGLLSHTGDMTLYIAIFVAGLGGFAGDQVYFYIGRFNKAYVYKRFRGQRRKFALAHLLLKKHGWPIIFMQRYMYGMRTIIPISIGITRYSGKMFAFINLISAWCWATITIMPVWYFGEEILVVLHWAKEHWYFALPFALIFGGSIIYYFNKASKKKEKEL; encoded by the coding sequence ATGGAAAAATATTTTAAAAAACTTCAAGCGCATTCAGGAAAGATACTTACAGTTGTATTGGGGGTATTTTTTATATTTTTAGCTTATAACTTATATGAAGCTCCTGTTAGTGGATTTGAAAACAAGTTTATGTATTTGCTTAAAGAGTATGGCTATATTATACTTTTTGCTTGGGGAATGCTTGAAGGTGAAGCTGGTCTTGTAATGGCAGGACTTTTATCTCACACCGGAGATATGACTTTATACATAGCTATTTTTGTAGCTGGGCTTGGTGGATTTGCAGGAGATCAAGTTTATTTTTATATAGGAAGATTTAATAAAGCATATGTATATAAAAGGTTTAGAGGTCAAAGAAGAAAATTTGCACTTGCTCATTTACTTTTAAAAAAACATGGATGGCCTATAATTTTTATGCAAAGATATATGTATGGAATGAGAACAATAATACCAATTTCAATTGGTATTACAAGATATAGTGGAAAAATGTTTGCTTTTATAAATCTTATTAGTGCTTGGTGTTGGGCTACTATTACAATTATGCCTGTTTGGTATTTTGGTGAAGAGATATTAGTAGTATTGCATTGGGCGAAAGAACATTGGTATTTTGCATTGCCATTTGCACTTATATTTGGTGGAAGTATAATTTACTATTTTAATAAAGCTTCAAAGAAAAAGGAGAAAGAACTATGA
- a CDS encoding leucyl aminopeptidase, translated as MKINLVERTKKLKSSIEIIVLNDIEESKDKKVLKTLNFEPKDESSVFLVESNKIYVGCENQDYDSVAIATATAIKKFISTTTKSAKIVLSDTTLLNAIVEGALLGSYSFTTYKSDKQKCKKQELNIVVEKVTTELEKIVENSIIISDSVNKVRDMVNTAPADFYPDVMAKKAEEIAVENELECKILGEKYLEKHSMNAMLSVGRASVHESKLIHLSYKPKDAKKKVVLVGKGLTYDSGGLSLKPADYMTTMKSDKSGGCAVLGIINAVSILKLPIEIHAIVGAVENMIGGNAYKPDDVLTARNGKTIEVKNTDAEGRLVLADCLCYAQDEIENIDYIFDYATLTGACVVGVGEYTTGIMGNCEKLKRKAVSNALISGEYATSLDFNRFLRKTLKSEVADINNISSTRYGGAITAGIFLDNFINKENKDKWLHFDIAGPAYVEKAWGYNPFGASGAGVRMTLELLKNL; from the coding sequence ATGAAAATAAATTTAGTTGAAAGAACTAAAAAACTTAAATCTTCAATTGAGATAATAGTACTAAATGATATAGAAGAATCAAAAGATAAAAAAGTTTTAAAAACTTTAAATTTTGAACCAAAAGATGAATCAAGTGTTTTTTTAGTAGAGAGTAATAAAATATATGTAGGATGTGAAAATCAAGATTATGATAGTGTTGCAATAGCAACTGCAACTGCTATTAAAAAGTTTATTTCAACTACTACAAAAAGTGCAAAAATTGTTTTGAGTGATACAACACTATTAAATGCAATTGTTGAAGGTGCACTTTTAGGAAGCTACTCTTTTACTACATATAAATCAGATAAACAAAAATGTAAAAAACAAGAATTAAATATCGTTGTAGAAAAAGTCACAACTGAACTTGAAAAAATAGTTGAAAATTCTATTATTATCTCTGATAGTGTAAATAAAGTAAGAGATATGGTAAACACTGCACCCGCTGATTTTTATCCAGATGTTATGGCTAAAAAAGCAGAAGAAATAGCAGTTGAAAATGAATTAGAGTGTAAAATATTAGGTGAAAAATATTTAGAAAAACACTCAATGAATGCAATGCTAAGTGTTGGTAGAGCTTCAGTTCATGAATCAAAACTTATTCATCTATCTTATAAACCAAAAGATGCAAAGAAAAAAGTTGTATTAGTTGGAAAAGGTCTTACTTATGATTCAGGCGGACTTTCACTTAAACCAGCTGATTATATGACTACAATGAAATCTGATAAATCAGGTGGATGTGCAGTTTTAGGAATAATAAATGCAGTTTCAATTTTAAAATTACCTATTGAGATTCATGCAATTGTAGGTGCAGTTGAAAATATGATAGGTGGAAATGCTTATAAGCCAGATGATGTATTAACAGCTAGAAATGGTAAAACAATAGAAGTTAAAAATACTGATGCTGAAGGAAGACTTGTACTTGCAGATTGTCTATGCTATGCACAAGATGAGATTGAAAATATAGATTATATTTTTGATTATGCGACACTTACAGGAGCTTGTGTAGTTGGAGTTGGTGAATATACAACTGGAATTATGGGAAATTGTGAAAAACTAAAAAGAAAGGCAGTATCAAATGCTTTAATATCTGGAGAATATGCAACATCTCTTGATTTTAATAGATTTTTAAGAAAAACACTAAAATCTGAAGTTGCAGATATAAATAATATATCAAGCACAAGATATGGTGGAGCAATAACAGCTGGAATTTTTCTTGATAACTTTATAAATAAAGAGAATAAAGATAAATGGCTACATTTTGATATAGCAGGTCCAGCTTATGTTGAAAAAGCATGGGGATATAATCCTTTTGGAGCAAGTGGTGCAGGTGTTAGAATGACACTTGAATTATTAAAAAACTTATAA